The DNA sequence TCTTGATCTCACAAAAGCCCCCTGGGCCTTTTGTCTGTAGATGTCATCTAACTTGTTTTGGCATTCACTAAGCTGCAATAACTCCTCCTCAGAAATGTTTTCGGTAGTCTCATCAGATAACGATGCGATTTGACTTAACAGCCTATCTTCTTCCTGTTGTCTAAGTTTAGCTAAGTTGCTGCCATAGGTTCTcatatatattttcaaattttaagAGCTCCCATTGTTGACCAAATGACATTTTCTTACAGGCTTCTTTCCAGTGAGACTTGATTAGATATGTAATAtaatttatgacattttatgtaAAAGAAGGCTATTATTAAGTTGCCAGCATAAGGCTCTAGGAATATGTAGAGCAGAAGAAACCTAAATCTTCAAAATAATTGCCTTATGAGAAGGGAGCAGCATGGACATACAGGTAAATGTTCTTTACTTGTTCAACAAGTAAAGTGTATTTTCTTCTAACAAAGCATCATTTTCAGAGCAAATATTGTATTGGGTCGCAAATGGTGAATAACCTCACCAGAAAAGTTGCTTTTCAAAACAGTAACACCAGCTGACCTTTCAGATCCATGACCTCCCCCTAAGTCTTTGCCCCACTGAGTCCTCCAAAAAGGCAAGTCATCTGTTGTGCAGTTAGACTCTTGTAGGAAacataaatcacatttaaactTCCTAATAAATAAGAAAACCACTTTGCGTTTTAAATTGTTTCTCAGACCCCTGgcattaaaagaaagaaaagataaagatgtaaaaaaataacaccTCAAGCTATAAAATGAGTGAGAATAATCTATAACATGTAGAGATCAAGCTCCACTAACAGTTTACAGGCCTGTTCACAGACTCAGTTGGATTTAGAGAACAGCATAGGAGAACCTGCCATGGTATAAAAGAACTTAACTTGAACATAACAGATTAGGTCTATACTCAAATGCAGATTAGAAAGTTACTTAATGAGATCTAGCTCAACTTCACATGGCAGATTTTGGAACCGGTAGACACTACCATACTGGTGCTCACTGTGGTAATGGCTGGCAgggcgttttgcctgcctgactTTGCtgatatgtttagattttgttgatctGGTaaccagtgtttgcattttgtgcttctactgattacgtaggctacgtagttaaatgatttccttttgtgtccgttttaaccgtgtttattgttgttttaccatCGTGAGGTTCCacatgatattttattttgacaattgACCGGATCCTCTATGCCATTCTGTGTCtaacttcctgcctggttcgatctgctctgtgcggCTTGACGCGGCTAGCGGCAAGAGGTGAAGTTTCACGATATATTATGTAAAAGATCACCAAAAACTTACAAGGGACAATGTTATAAATTCTCATATAAAAAAATCTAAGGATGATAGTGAAGTATGCCTCTAAAGTACTcacgtgtttgtgttttattaatcagaatcagcttaaCTGCAATGTAGAACTTTGTAAGTAAAGGAATTGGCCCTTGGGGCTTTGGTGCATAACAAACATAAACTTATATAATGACaagatacaaaatataaaagaataatacaGACTATGTTTATATGGCAGTTATTTACATGAGCATCAGATTTACAAGtgtaaacatttacagtttaagGTGAATAACAAAGCAGGTTGACAGTTAACTTGTAAACTGTAACTGGTAAATGTATCCTCTGTTTTTGCAGTTTGAAGGGATATTTGATTGTAAAATCGCCAGATTCAAGAGGTGACGACAGGCAAGTGCAATGAAGCTAGACACAAAATGCGAAGGACGAAATGTTTACATTCCATGATTACAACGTAGCTTTGTTGGCagtaaaatgtccaaaaatagCCCATAAACTACTCGCGTTAGCGCGAGTTTTCTTATTGATCTAACTTCTTTCAACGTATTTAACCTGCAGTCTCACTCGCATCGGCGCGTTcgtttttatttagttatcaCTTTTTCAAGCACGCCATTGGATGATAACTACATATAGACCTACGTAAagtacaggtgaaactcgaaaaattagcatatcgtgcaaaagttcatttatttcagtaattctaaaaaaaattatatagactcattacatgcaaagtgagatatttcaatacTTTATTTGAtacaattttgatgattattgcatacagcttatgaaaaccccaaattcaaaatctctgaaaattagaatattacatgaaatcaataaaaaaaaaaaaaaaacaaaggattttaaatacagaaatgtcagccctctgaaaagtataatcatgcatatgtactcagtacttggtttgggccccttttgcatgaattactgcctcagtgCGGCGTGgcatcagcctgtggcactgctgaggtgttatggaagaccaggatgcttcaatagcgaccttcagctcttctgcattgttcggtctcatgtctttcatctttctcttggcaatgccccatagattctctatgagGTTCAgatcaggcgagtttgctggccagtcaagcacagtaatcccatggtcattgaaccaggtttttggtacttttggcagtgtgggcaggtgccaagtcctgctggaaaatgaagtcagcatctccataaagctcatctgctgaaggaagcataaagtgctctaaaatgtcctggtagacggctgcgctgactctggacttaataaagcacagtggaccaacaccagcagatgacatggctccccaaaccaacacagactgtggaaacttcacactggacttcaagcatcttagattgtgtgcctctccgttcttcctccagactctgggaccttggtttccgaatgagatgcaaaatttgctctcatcagaaaagaggactttggaccactgagaaacagaccagttctttttttcctttagcccaggtaagatgCTTCTGACGtggtttgttgttcaggagcggcttgacaagaggaatacgacatttgaagcccatgtccaggaccagTCTGTGtctggtggctcttgatgcagtaactccagcctcagtccactccttgtgaaNNNNNNNNNNNNNNNNNNNNNNNNNNNNNNNNNNNNNNNNNNNNNNNNNNNNNNNNNNNNNNNNNNNNNNNNNNNNNNNNNNNNNNNNNNNNNNNNNNNNgtggaaacttcacactggacttcaagcatcttggattgtgtgcctctccattcttcctccagactctgggaccttggtttccaaatgagatgcaaaatttgctctcatcagaaaagaggactttggaccactgagaaacagaccagttcttttttctttagcccaggtaagactcttctgacgttgtttgttgttcaggagcggcttgacaagaggaatacgacatttgaagcccatgtccaggaccagTCTGTGTCTGGTGGCTCTTGATggagtaactccagcctcagtccactccttgtgaagctcccccacacatttgaattggcttttcctgacaatcctctccaggctatggtcatccctgctgcttgtgcacctttttcttccacacttttcccttccacttaactttctattaatgtgccttgatacagcactttgagaacatccaacttcttttgcaattaccttttgaggctttccctccttctggagggtgtcaatgatggttttctgcacaactgtcaggtcagcagtcttccccatgattgtgaattccactgaaccagactgagagaccaattaaaggctcaggaaccctttgcaggtgttttggattaattagctgattagattgtgacactttgagcctacaaaccttttcacaatattctaattttctgagattttgaatttggggttttcataaactgtacgcaataatcattgaaattatttcaaataaaggcttgaaatagcTCACTTTGCATGtgatgagtctatataatatattagtttcaccttttaagttgaattactgaaataaatgaacttttgcacgatatgctaatttttcgagtttcacctgtatatcGGACCTCAAACATAGCGGTCCGCTCTTATTGCCAGAGGAAATAAGTTGGATAAAGTTActgataaacaataaaaatgcaagAAGCACGAGTGGCAAcgcattttgtttcatttgttgaaAATTGTAGAGGTTGTTAGCAAAAAACTGGGTCCTACCTCGATGGAGATCGTCTAAATAGCGAAAACTGCCGCCTACAGGGTCCAGACCGGTCCAGACGCGAGTTTGGACCCGGAAACAGTATTATCGAGAGTTGTGACGTCACGCCTTCACAACTGGATGGTCAAGCGTCCCGTCGATTTAAATGAgtttagtatttttttaaaaaacatggaaCACTCCTTACGTCACTCCTGCTTTCATTTCCTTTGAAGAAAGCCGTGACGTAGCTGTTCTTTGATACGTGCCGCTGGACTATAAAAGCATTGGAAGCGCGTTTCAGATCATTTCAGCACACACTATCGTTACTCTCGGGCCGAGTTACTGAAAGAAAACACTTCAGATCATCAGATATCTCACACTTTCTGCAGAGAATTGTACAACCTGACAACTTAATATCAGAAGAAATACTATCTTATCTATTTAATCCCACTATCCACTGACATGCCAGTATTAGTTCTAGGTCTTGTGCTTCCTTGGGTCGCCAAAACTGCTGGTCATCTCATCAGCTCTGCACTGGGACTTAATCAACCCAGTACACTCAGAGTTAACCCAGCAGAACCTGTGATCCATGAATCACCTCTTGTACCACCACCAGTCCAGAAAAACTTCATCCATCGATTCATCGTCTATACCCGCTTATTCCCCTTATACAGGGTCGGGGTCCAGACAAACTTCAAGGATATAACCTGCAGTAACTCCATGTTGCTGAAAAAGTACCGCCACAAAATAATGTTGGACTGTCTGCTTAATGAAACACAGCAAACTCAACAAGAGCAGGCTGGCCCCTCTTTACTCATTTGCCCTGTGGTACCACCACAAGTCCAGAAAAACTTCATCCAACGATTCATCGTCCATACCCGCTTGTTCCCCTTATTCAGGGTCGGGGTCCAGACAAACTTCAAGGACATAACCTGCAGTAACTCCAGATTGCTGTATCTGAAAAATTACCACCACTCCATAATGTTGGACAGTCCATGTAATGAAACAGAGCAAACTCAACAAGAGCAGGCTGGCCCCTCTGCACGCACTGTAGTAACACCACAAGTCCAGACAGACTTCGAGGACCAAAACTGCAGTATTCCCAGGTGGCTGTATCAGAAAAATGGCCGCTACTCCACCGGCTTGGACTGTCAGGGTAGTGAAACAGAGCAAAAGAAACAACTTAATCAACCCAGTACACCCAGGGTTAACCCAGCAGAACCTGTGATCCATGAATCACCTCTTGTACCACCACCAGTCCAGAAAAACTTCATCCATCGATCCATCGTCCATACCTGCTTATTCCCCTTATACAGGGTCGGGGTCCAGACAAACTTCAAGGACATAATCTGCAGTAACTCCAGGTTGCTGTATCTGAAAAATTACCACCACTCCAAAATGTTGGAGAGTCCGTGTAATGAAACAGAGCAAACTCAGCAAGAGCAGGCTGGCCCCTCTGCACACACTGTAGTAACACCACAAGTCCAGACAGACTTTAAGGACCAAAACTGCAGTAATCCCAGGTTGCTTTATCCGAGAGATGGCCGCCACTCCACCGTTGTTTAATAAGTGTAAACAAGTGTATATAAtatctgtaaatatttttacatttgttattctatttttatatattagtatttttaatattttaataagtgTATATAATATctgtaaatattcatatattttttaattctattttacatattactatattttaattttgattccacatttaactctccgtTTGTGACATGAAGGGAATACAAACATTCGATTGACAAGAGTGAATCTGGCAGCGAGAGGTTTAaactttctcctctctctctacacgTCTTTATATCTGTGACCCGACCCATCTTGCACAGTGAATAAGAGAGGCAAAAATATCGGATCACTTGCAGAAATCGCAGATTTGTTTACCAGGATTAGAGCAAAAATTGGTGAACTTTTGAGCATCAGAAAATAGAGATGTATATTTTtcctgggggaaaaaaattgttttttaacaatTGGTTCTGGTTCATTCAAACTCAGATCAGCTTTTCCTGCTGAATTTGAAACTACCA is a window from the Micropterus dolomieu isolate WLL.071019.BEF.003 ecotype Adirondacks linkage group LG20, ASM2129224v1, whole genome shotgun sequence genome containing:
- the LOC123958686 gene encoding uncharacterized protein LOC123958686 (The sequence of the model RefSeq protein was modified relative to this genomic sequence to represent the inferred CDS: added 68 bases not found in genome assembly), which encodes MPVLVLGLVLPWVAKTAGHLISSALGLNQPSTLRVNPAEPVIHESPLVPPPVQKNFIHRFIVYTRLFPLYRVGVQTNFKDITCSNSMLLKKYRHKIMLDCLLNETQQTQQEQAGPSLLICPVVPPQVQKNFIQRFIVHTRLFPLFRVGVQTNFKDITCSNSRLLYLKNYHHSIMLDSPCNETEQTQQEQAGPSARTVVTPQVQTDFEDQNCSIPRWLYQKNGRYSTGLDCQGSETEQKKQLNQPSTPRVNPAEPVIHESPLVPPPVQKNFIHRSIVHTCLSVQGRRGLQPIPADIGRKAGYTL